A genome region from Musa acuminata AAA Group cultivar baxijiao chromosome BXJ3-5, Cavendish_Baxijiao_AAA, whole genome shotgun sequence includes the following:
- the LOC135638244 gene encoding probably inactive receptor-like protein kinase At2g46850: MSPLPLFLLSLLALASPSPSPSPSASASATKATIPKSCGESCGGLSIPFPFHLNASCGPSVPAFRLACSANDSTLRLSLPPTSDLRVVAFLPSGSLLLDYSSPAAACDRWYADVNRSFGLDSSHFFAVTADNLLRLYDCEDSSICRAGCDRIGPLAGDTGCEGNRTDFGCCYPLSDGSVWKVGNRFSVFAGFGCRGFSSWAVMRYASGDGTATVERGIEVEWAVPRGYGNGTECAEGAVVVNATAVRQGVRCACAPGLVGDGFAGGAGCFKPCGNDAQVENDRACCKGIFCKKRVVVIAGVLLSVFILLMTAASCFCLRRPIKENMSDLDPACLPKIIGKACNARQFTYKELNEATKGFEEEHKLVVDIVDGTVHSGKLGDGTLVAIQKLKCRSKKNLRKILHRAELLSRSSHGNIARIIGFCFESDNTLLIVHEHFSNGTLEEHLQHERGNGLSWYLRINIASEIASALAYLQYEISTPSYIEDLKTSDILLDIYYSAKIAGFKFLKSGLVNGSCSYVVSRDTDVVYDFGLILLELIMGSKPGNISEVVLPKIDGRKFHEIVDPYLRFDDHLPPQREQLEKVVGVVVQCLSSKENGGPCMVDIVKELICILKDNMGSSSRVEPALEVTFSNSSLLQMVSMSPDSMHASLCQNAN, encoded by the exons ATGTCTCCcctccccctcttcctcctctccctcctcgccctcgcctccccttccccctccccctctccctccgcctccgcctccgccaccaAGGCGACCATCCCCAAAAGCTGCGGCGAGAGCTGCGGCGGCCTCTCTATCCCCTTCCCCTTCCACCTCAACGCCTCCTGTGGCCCATCCGTCCCGGCCTTCCGCCTCGCCTGCTCCGCCAACGACTCCACCCTCCGCCTCTCCCTCCCTCCCACCTCCGACCTCCGCGTCGTCGCCTTCCTCCCCTCGGGCTCCCTCCTCCTCGACTACTCCTCTCCCGCCGCCGCCTGCGATCGCTGGTACGCCGACGTCAACCGCTCCTTCGGCCTTGACAGCAGTCACTTCTTCGCCGTTACTGCAGACAACCTCCTCCGTCTTTACGACTGCGAGGACTCCTCCATCTGCCGGGCGGGATGCGACCGCATCGGCCCCCTCGCCGGCGACACCGGTTGCGAGGGCAACCGTACCGACTTCGGCTGCTGCTACCCGCTGTCGGATGGGAGCGTGTGGAAGGTGGGGAACAGGTTCTCCGTGTTCGCCGGGTTTGGGTGCCGGGGGTTCTCGAGCTGGGCGGTGATGAGGTACGCGTCCGGGGATGGGACGGCGACCGTGGAGAGGGGGATCGAGGTCGAGTGGGCGGTGCCGAGGGGTTACGGCAACGGGACAGAGTGTGCCGAGGGGGCGGTGGTGGTGAACGCCACCGCGGTGCGCCAGGGAGTGAGATGTGCTTGTGCGCCCGGCTTGGTTGGGGATGGCTTTGCGGGAGGAGCCGGATGCTTCAAAC CTTGTGGCAATGATGCACAAGTAGAGAATGATAGAGCCTGCTGCAAGGGGATCTTTTGCAAGAAAAGGGTGGTTGTTATTGCTG GTGTACTTCTTTCTGTATTTATTCTACTCATGACAGCCGCGTCATGCTTTTGCTTAAGAAGACCTATCAAGGAGAACATGTCAGATCTTGACCCAGCCTGCCTTCCCAAGATTATTGGAAAGGCATGTAACGCACGACAATTCACATACAAAGAGTTGAATGAAGCTACAAAAGGGTTTGAAGAAGAACACAAGCTTGTTGTTGACATTGTTGATGGAACAGTTCATTCGGGAAAACTAGGTGATGGCACCCTTGTGGCTATCCAGAAATTAAAATGCCGGAGCAAAAAGAACCTCAGGAAAATCTTGCATAGGGCAGAGCTTTTATCTCGTAGTTCACATGGAAATATTGCCCGGATTATTGGATTTTGTTTTGAGTCAGATAATACACTACTCATAGTACATGAGCATTTTTCGAATGGGACACTCGAAGAACACTTGCAGCATGAAAGAGGCAATGGTCTTAGTTGGTACCTGAGAATCAATATTGCTTCTGAAATTGCAAGTGCTCTTGCATATCTGCAGTATGAAATATCAACTCCTAGCTACATTGAAGATCTGAAGACCAGTGACATACTTTTGGACATTTATTATTCTGCTAAAATTGCTGGTTTCAAGTTCCTGAAATCTGGACTTGTCAATGGATCCTGTTCATATGTAGTCTCCCGTGACACTGATGTCGTTTATGACTTTGGTCTTATACTATTGGAACTGATTATGGGTTCAAAGCCTGGAAATATTTCAGAGGTTGTCTTACCTAAGATAGATGGCAGGAAGTTTCATGAAATTGTGGATCCATATCTTAGATTTGATGATCATCTGCCGCCACAGCGTGAGCAGTTGGAAAAGGTCGTAGGTGTTGTTGTACAGTGCTTATCAAGTAAGGAAAATGGTGGACCTTGTATGGTTGATATTGTGAAGGAGCTGATATGTATTTTGAAAGACAATATGGGCAGCAGTAGCAGAGTAGAGCCTGCATTGGAGGTGACATTTTCAAACTCGAGCCTCCTGCAAATGGTATCCATGTCTCCTGATAGCATGCATGCTTCTCTTTGCCAGAATGCCAACTAG